Proteins from one Suncus etruscus isolate mSunEtr1 chromosome 3, mSunEtr1.pri.cur, whole genome shotgun sequence genomic window:
- the TNNT2 gene encoding troponin T, cardiac muscle has product MSDTEEVVEEYEEQEETAVGVSEEEDWQEDEDEQEDVTEEAEVEAEAEAEVEAEAEAEAEDTNVEEDGQEEETKEAEDGPVEESKPKPRPFMPNLVPPKIPDGERVDFDDIHRKRMEKDLNELQTLIEAHFENRKKEEEELISLKDRIEKRRAERAEQQRIRSEREKERQARLAEERARREEEENRKKAEDEARKKKALSNMMHFGGYIQKTERKSGKRQTEREKKKKILAERRKALAIDHLNEDQLREKAKELWQSIYNLEAEKFDLQEKFKQQKYEINVLRNRINDNQKVSKSRGKAKVTGRWK; this is encoded by the exons TCTCAGAAGAGGAGGACTGGCAGGAGGACGAAGACG AGCAGGAAGATGTAACGGAAGAAGCTGAGGTTGAGGCCGAGGCTGAGGCTGAGGTTGAGGCCgaggctgaggctgaggctgaggACACCAATGTAGAAG AAGATGGACAGGAGGAGGAAACCAAGGAAGCAGAAG ATGGCCCAGTGGAGGAGTCCAAGCCCAAGCCCAG GCCATTCATGCCCAACCTGGTGCCCCCCAAGATCCCTGATGGAGAGAGAGTAGACTTTGAC GACATTCACCGGAAGCGCATGGAGAAGGACCTGAATGAGCTGCAGACACTGATCGAGGCCCACTTTGAGaacaggaagaaggaggaggaggagctcatCTCTCTCAAAGACAGGATC GAGAAGCGCCGCGCGGAGCGGGCAGAACAGCAGCGCATCCGCAGTGAGCGGGAGAAGGAGCGGCAGGCCCGGCTGGCC GAAGAGCGGGCCCGGcgtgaggaggaggagaacagGAAAAAGGCCGAGGATGAGGCCCGGAAGAAGAAGGCCTTGTCCAACATGATGCATTTCGGAGGTTATATCCAGAAG ACAGAGCGGAAAAGCGGAAAGAGGCAAACGGAacgggaaaagaaaaagaagatcctGGCGGAGAGGAGGAAGGCTCTGGCCATCGACCACTTGAATGAAGATCAGTTGAG GGAGAAGGCCAAGGAGCTCTGGCAGAGCATCTACAACCTGGAGGCTGAGAAGTTCGACCTGCAGGAGAAGTTCAAGCAGCAGAAGTACGAG ATCAATGTGCTCCGGAACAGGATCAACGACAACCAGAAAGT CTCCAAGAGCCGCGGGAAGGCCAAGGTCACGGGGCGCTGGAAGTAG